A region from the Salvelinus sp. IW2-2015 linkage group LG19, ASM291031v2, whole genome shotgun sequence genome encodes:
- the LOC111978985 gene encoding sorting nexin-16 yields MATPFVPVPVPMERTPTWPKRTSPQGIISSSGFSPPGKSPWVKATGSWGATVACPSLPQACSSPEGYRTSRGGEQGSVQEDGTPGDSWERPLTPTLLGYEVMEERAKFTVYKILVRRNEEENWVIFRRYTDFARLNDKLKELFPRFRLSLPPKRWFKDNYDMEFLEERQLGLQAFLQNLIAHRDITNSEAVRQFLCLDDPPGPFDSLEESRAFCETLEETNHRLQRDLSEKQREIDSLKTALDERQTHIGLLEKRVNGKSPSPEGLTPESSRLSALGSENSSDTDTAADRHRDTDGEVDTDTDRGSSTALEADQETCPERRSSEIQRPLKGHGAYWSSAAIDCSXDAFINSTTP; encoded by the exons ATGGCCACCCCCTTTGTCCCAGTGCCTGTCCCCATGGAACGGACCCCGACCTGGCCCAAGAGGACCTCCCCCCAGGGAATTATCTCTAGCTCTGGCTTTTCACCTCCTGGAAAGTCCCCCTGGGTGAAGGCCACTGGGTCCTGGGGGGCCACGGTAGCCTGTCCGAGCCTCCCCCAGGCGTGTTCCAGCCCCGAGGGGTACAGGACATCCagaggaggggagcaggggtCAGTCCAGGAGGATGGTACTCCAGGGGACAGTTGGGAGAGGCCCCTCACCCCTACCCTGCTGGGCTATGAGGTCATGGAGGAGAGGGCAAAGTTCACG gtgtataaaatcttgGTGAGAAGGAATGAGGAAGAGAACTGGGTGATCTTCAGAAGGTACACAGACTTCGCCAGACTCAACGATAAG CTAAAGGAGTTATTTCCCAGGTTCAGACTATCCCTGCCACCCAAGCGCTGGTTCAAGGATAACTACGACATGGAGTTTCTGGAGGAGAGACAGTTAGGCCTACAAGCCTTCCTACAGAACCTCATAGCACACAGAGATATCACCAACAG TGAAGCGGTCAGACAGTTCCTTTGTCTGGATGACCCGCCAGGCCCCTTTGACAgcctggaggagagcagg GCTTTCTGTGAGACGCTGGAGGAGACCAACCACCGTCTCCAGAGGGATCTGTCGGAGAAACAGCGAGAGATTGACTCTTTGAAAACAGCCCTGGACGAGAGACAGACCCACATTGGGCTCCTGGAGAAGAGAGTGAA TGGTAAGTCCCCCAGCCCAGAGGGCCTTACTCCGGAGAGCAGCAGACTATCAGCCCTAGGCAGTGAGAACAGCTCTGACACAGACACTgccgcagacagacacagagacacagacggaGAGgtggacacagacacagacaggggaTCATCCACTGCATTGGAGGCTGACCAGGAGACATGTCCTGAAAGAAGAAG